One segment of Cerasicoccus sp. TK19100 DNA contains the following:
- a CDS encoding TIGR01777 family oxidoreductase: MPNAKRIAITGATGLVGTALTTALRARGDEVVPISRSSQPGGVVWDVEQGELPDNALEGIDAVIHLAGAGVADERWTDERKRILRDSRIKSANMLVDVMRKMAKPPSVFLSASGVGYYGAQPGAEVDESAPLGQGFLAEICRDWESAAMNATSVGARVAIARTGVVLAENGGALDRMLPPFKLGVGGPIGSGKQRLGWIALDDAVSAYLFLLDNDQASGPYNFCAPEIVTNKEFATALGKALDRPAKVPAPKIALKLAFGELVDETLLADQPAVPKRLTEMGFNFQFPTLDAALRHILK; the protein is encoded by the coding sequence ATGCCCAACGCAAAACGCATCGCCATCACCGGGGCCACTGGCCTGGTCGGAACCGCGCTAACCACTGCCCTGCGTGCACGGGGGGATGAAGTGGTCCCCATTTCGCGCTCATCACAACCTGGCGGCGTCGTATGGGATGTTGAGCAAGGCGAGTTGCCAGACAATGCCCTGGAGGGCATTGATGCGGTTATCCACCTGGCCGGAGCGGGCGTTGCCGACGAACGCTGGACGGACGAGCGCAAACGCATTCTTCGCGACAGCCGCATCAAAAGCGCCAACATGCTCGTCGATGTCATGCGTAAAATGGCCAAGCCTCCAAGCGTCTTTCTCTCGGCCTCGGGCGTTGGCTACTACGGGGCGCAGCCCGGCGCGGAGGTCGATGAATCAGCACCGCTTGGACAGGGCTTTCTCGCGGAAATCTGCCGCGACTGGGAGTCTGCCGCCATGAATGCAACCTCGGTCGGTGCCCGCGTCGCCATTGCGCGAACCGGCGTTGTGCTTGCCGAAAATGGCGGCGCACTGGACCGCATGCTGCCGCCGTTTAAGCTCGGTGTGGGCGGCCCGATTGGCTCGGGCAAACAGCGCCTGGGCTGGATTGCCCTCGACGACGCCGTGTCGGCATACCTCTTTCTCCTGGATAACGACCAGGCATCCGGCCCGTATAATTTCTGTGCGCCAGAAATCGTGACCAACAAGGAGTTTGCTACCGCTCTGGGCAAGGCCCTCGACCGCCCAGCCAAAGTGCCCGCACCCAAAATCGCGCTCAAGCTGGCCTTTGGTGAGCTAGTCGACGAAACGCTGCTCGCCGATCAACCCGCCGTGCCCAAGCGACTGACCGAGATGGGCTTCAATTTTCAATTTCCTACGCTCGACGCCGCACTACGGCACATACTTAAATAA
- a CDS encoding RNA methyltransferase substrate-binding domain-containing protein, whose protein sequence is MTQPASEDEQHGEDWIICGRAALDAVFKNRPKALRKLWLVEENQGPLGEICAYLADEKRSYSTQTYDRLTRVVKHPNHDGVIAFIDPPLKPQFQMSHLVDWQKSGEPLLIIDQVAAPIEFGRLLKVAVSFNMRRALVTDSPMQAPIDGSVYSASQGALEHIRCYRIGKLVPLFKHMEPYFLSIGVGGPGASRPNWAKPLRAPGRSAAIIISDRPEGIDKRIVPHCEHRIYIPTKGPLPLSAAENLATLLAWLTVEGKQGKDRGFRARQAAKKAEKKK, encoded by the coding sequence ATGACTCAACCTGCCTCCGAAGACGAACAACACGGCGAAGACTGGATTATCTGCGGACGCGCGGCCCTTGACGCCGTGTTCAAAAACCGCCCCAAGGCGCTGCGCAAACTATGGCTCGTTGAGGAAAATCAGGGCCCATTGGGTGAAATCTGCGCGTACCTGGCCGACGAAAAGCGCTCGTACTCGACGCAGACTTACGATCGCTTAACGCGCGTGGTTAAACACCCCAATCACGATGGCGTCATTGCGTTTATCGACCCGCCGCTCAAGCCGCAGTTTCAGATGTCCCACCTCGTCGACTGGCAAAAAAGCGGCGAGCCCCTGCTGATTATCGACCAGGTCGCGGCCCCCATTGAATTCGGTCGGCTGCTCAAAGTCGCGGTCAGCTTCAACATGCGCCGCGCCCTGGTGACCGATTCCCCGATGCAAGCGCCCATCGATGGCTCGGTTTACTCTGCCAGCCAAGGTGCCCTGGAGCATATTCGCTGCTACAGGATTGGTAAACTCGTGCCACTCTTTAAGCACATGGAGCCATATTTCCTGTCGATTGGTGTCGGCGGCCCCGGTGCCAGCCGCCCCAACTGGGCCAAGCCCTTGCGTGCCCCCGGCCGCTCGGCGGCAATCATTATCAGCGACCGTCCCGAAGGCATCGACAAGCGGATCGTCCCCCACTGCGAGCACCGCATTTACATCCCAACCAAGGGGCCGCTCCCACTGTCGGCAGCGGAAAATTTAGCCACGCTGCTCGCCTGGCTCACCGTCGAGGGCAAGCAGGGCAAGGACCGCGGATTCCGCGCGCGCCAAGCCGCCAAGAAGGCTGAAAAGAAGAAGTAA
- a CDS encoding sulfatase family protein, with the protein MKKRPNIMLLVAEDTGRHQGCYGDPVNCTPAVDSIAAAGTRYTNAFSTAPVCAPSRSAMMMGKTAFSQGSHHMRSMLKHPPKLFTEALRESGYYVNWTNKTDFNFEPPSSFADDCSSWYDDLASGKLKDRPWLLYRNYEISHESKMWPDAWGDAVAPHLTESDRVDPARVPVPPYLADTPEIRADIARYYESLIAQNKGIAQALDALEKSGERDNTIIFYFSDHGRGLLREKRWMYDAGIHLPLIVSAPGITTPGSVSDELVSWLDLSKTILSLCDAKPIDGAQGRIFLGPDTQPEPKYVFAGRDRMDEVFDRVRVARSRKYHYIRNDFPQLPWASRQQYMEKQITTQQMRELNAKGQLNAAQANWFSTEKPAEEFFDIQQDPHCLNNLASAPSVGKELAAHRKALAEFLDQTGDLGQRPEADLIAEGIVENKLPEYYERVAPLPENYRIGDLVEAPVEMPK; encoded by the coding sequence ATGAAGAAACGCCCGAACATCATGCTCCTCGTCGCCGAAGACACTGGCCGCCACCAAGGCTGTTATGGCGACCCCGTGAACTGCACCCCGGCTGTGGACTCCATTGCGGCAGCTGGCACTCGCTACACGAATGCGTTTTCCACGGCACCGGTTTGCGCGCCCAGCCGCTCTGCCATGATGATGGGCAAGACCGCGTTTTCGCAAGGCTCGCACCACATGCGCTCCATGTTGAAGCACCCGCCCAAGCTCTTCACCGAAGCGCTGCGTGAATCGGGTTACTACGTTAATTGGACGAATAAGACGGACTTCAACTTCGAGCCGCCGTCGAGCTTTGCCGACGATTGCAGCTCGTGGTATGACGACCTCGCCAGCGGAAAACTGAAAGACCGCCCGTGGCTGCTCTACCGCAATTACGAGATCAGCCACGAGAGCAAAATGTGGCCGGATGCCTGGGGTGACGCCGTAGCGCCGCATCTGACGGAGAGTGACCGCGTCGATCCGGCTCGCGTTCCCGTGCCCCCCTACCTCGCCGATACGCCGGAGATTCGCGCGGACATTGCGCGCTATTATGAGTCACTCATTGCGCAAAACAAAGGCATCGCCCAGGCGCTCGATGCACTGGAAAAATCCGGCGAGCGCGACAACACCATCATCTTTTACTTTTCGGATCACGGTCGCGGCTTGCTACGCGAAAAGCGCTGGATGTACGACGCCGGTATCCACCTGCCATTGATCGTAAGCGCACCCGGCATAACGACTCCCGGCAGCGTCAGCGATGAGCTCGTCAGTTGGTTAGATCTCTCCAAAACAATTCTGTCACTTTGCGATGCAAAGCCAATCGATGGCGCGCAGGGTCGCATCTTTCTGGGCCCGGATACGCAACCCGAGCCCAAGTATGTATTCGCCGGGCGCGACCGAATGGACGAGGTGTTCGACCGCGTCCGCGTCGCCCGCAGTCGCAAGTATCACTACATTCGAAACGACTTTCCGCAACTGCCTTGGGCTTCGCGCCAGCAATACATGGAAAAGCAGATCACCACGCAGCAGATGCGCGAACTGAACGCCAAGGGACAACTAAACGCCGCGCAAGCCAACTGGTTCTCAACGGAGAAACCCGCTGAAGAATTTTTCGACATCCAGCAGGATCCACATTGCCTGAACAATCTGGCCAGCGCCCCATCAGTTGGCAAAGAACTCGCCGCACACCGAAAGGCACTGGCTGAGTTCCTCGACCAAACCGGCGACTTGGGCCAGCGTCCCGAAGCCGACCTGATCGCCGAGGGAATCGTTGAAAACAAGTTGCCAGAGTATTACGAACGCGTCGCCCCATTGCCGGAAAATTACCGCATTGGTGACCTCGTGGAAGCCCCCGTCGAGATGCCAAAGTAA
- a CDS encoding nuclear transport factor 2 family protein: MSWLQQNLKIALISLGIAAVAIFFIVSGESGPEAEINGLLDKLCDKLSYETQPAKLSQLTSAKELSGYFTEDPYLLAWPGRAAVTSRDGVSGVFMYVFSYASEADVSMSSRQVTIDGNRAIVTATITGRATVAGDSERHSGRYRIELEKIDGDWLIASTEPIN, translated from the coding sequence ATGAGCTGGCTCCAGCAAAACCTGAAAATTGCCCTTATTTCCCTGGGCATCGCAGCGGTCGCCATCTTCTTTATTGTCTCCGGTGAGTCTGGTCCTGAGGCCGAAATCAACGGCCTGCTCGACAAGCTTTGCGATAAACTTTCCTACGAAACCCAGCCCGCAAAACTGTCCCAATTGACGTCAGCCAAAGAGCTGTCCGGCTACTTCACGGAAGACCCCTATTTGCTGGCTTGGCCCGGACGCGCCGCAGTGACCAGCCGCGACGGCGTTAGCGGCGTGTTTATGTATGTCTTTTCCTACGCGAGCGAGGCGGATGTATCCATGTCGAGTCGGCAAGTGACCATCGATGGCAACCGCGCCATTGTCACCGCCACCATCACGGGCCGTGCCACGGTCGCAGGTGACTCCGAGCGCCACTCCGGCCGCTACCGCATCGAGCTGGAAAAAATCGACGGCGACTGGCTAATCGCTTCCACCGAGCCGATTAACTAG
- a CDS encoding DMT family transporter, whose product MPIHYILPAIAAALYALSSLFSKRALQEGAGTLRLSFMTNVAFFLAFAPMALLADGQPDWSQVHWPILAGTGFFIGHVLTFAAIKLGDVSVQAPMMGTKVVFVAAFSVIIGAGHVPLHWWIGAGLTAVAIFLLGFSDWSNRRAVWRTAVMALAASAVFGLTDAMVMKHAGAFGPGWFLATVNGVMLLESLLLIPFFEGGLRGIPKPAWKWLIGGSTLMAIQAVCIGTSIAFWGDATAVNIIYASRGLWGIVLVWLVGSWFGNREREAGGKVMGRRMAGAMMLVAAIILVLI is encoded by the coding sequence ATGCCGATTCACTATATTTTGCCCGCCATCGCGGCGGCGCTGTATGCGCTGTCCTCGTTGTTCAGTAAGCGGGCGCTGCAGGAAGGCGCAGGCACTTTGCGGCTGTCGTTCATGACGAACGTCGCCTTCTTTTTGGCCTTTGCGCCGATGGCGCTGCTGGCCGACGGGCAGCCGGACTGGAGCCAAGTCCACTGGCCGATCCTGGCGGGCACGGGCTTTTTCATCGGCCATGTGCTGACTTTTGCCGCGATCAAGCTGGGCGATGTTTCCGTGCAAGCCCCGATGATGGGCACCAAGGTCGTCTTTGTCGCAGCCTTCAGCGTGATCATTGGTGCCGGCCATGTGCCACTGCATTGGTGGATTGGCGCGGGGCTGACGGCGGTCGCGATTTTCCTGCTGGGCTTTTCGGATTGGTCGAACCGCCGCGCAGTCTGGCGCACGGCGGTCATGGCACTGGCGGCATCGGCCGTGTTTGGTCTCACCGATGCGATGGTCATGAAACACGCGGGTGCCTTTGGCCCGGGCTGGTTTCTGGCTACCGTAAACGGCGTGATGCTGCTGGAGTCCCTGCTGTTAATCCCGTTCTTCGAAGGGGGCCTGCGCGGCATCCCCAAGCCAGCCTGGAAATGGTTGATCGGCGGCTCAACCCTCATGGCCATCCAGGCCGTGTGCATTGGCACATCCATCGCATTTTGGGGCGACGCCACGGCGGTGAATATCATCTACGCCTCCCGTGGGCTGTGGGGGATAGTGCTCGTGTGGCTGGTCGGCAGCTGGTTTGGCAACCGCGAACGCGAGGCTGGAGGCAAGGTGATGGGGCGGCGTATGGCGGGTGCCATGATGCTCGTCGCAGCGATCATTCTCGTGCTCATTTAG
- a CDS encoding NAD(P)/FAD-dependent oxidoreductase, which yields MADTKIDLLVIGAGIAGLLAARELVDKHGLRVAIFDKSRGVGGRMATRRDGDASYDHGAQFFSVTNPRFKTWVDQWLDQRVVKLWFEQFGDEPPMMRYAALPSMTAVAKKLVDGLELHRQSKITSASRESGEWILKTEDGNTFRGQRLLINAPVPQALEILDAGGVSLPSEDDAFLRSIRYAKTIAAMAELDGPSGLPAPGRLKLNPPEPIQWMADNQQKGISALPAVTIHSGHDFAEKYFDAPDDERLPLLVEAAKPHLQANILSVKGHRWKFAHRLTEHDRDFYANAGLGLWMAGDSFHAPKVEGAAMSGLLAADDIAASV from the coding sequence ATGGCTGACACAAAGATCGATCTACTCGTGATTGGCGCGGGCATCGCCGGGCTCTTGGCAGCGCGCGAGCTCGTGGATAAACACGGCCTGCGGGTGGCCATTTTTGATAAGAGCCGCGGCGTAGGAGGCCGCATGGCGACTCGGCGAGATGGCGATGCGTCCTACGACCATGGCGCTCAGTTTTTCTCGGTGACCAACCCGCGATTCAAGACGTGGGTGGACCAGTGGCTCGACCAGCGCGTCGTAAAGTTGTGGTTCGAACAGTTTGGCGACGAGCCGCCCATGATGCGCTATGCCGCCCTGCCATCGATGACAGCGGTCGCGAAAAAATTAGTCGACGGCTTGGAACTCCACCGTCAGTCCAAGATAACATCGGCCAGTCGGGAGTCAGGCGAATGGATCCTGAAAACCGAGGACGGTAACACCTTTCGTGGCCAGCGCTTGCTGATCAATGCACCGGTGCCGCAGGCCCTGGAAATTCTCGATGCGGGCGGTGTTTCGCTGCCCTCCGAAGACGACGCATTCCTGCGCTCGATTCGCTACGCCAAGACCATCGCTGCCATGGCTGAGCTGGATGGCCCCAGTGGATTGCCTGCCCCCGGTCGCCTCAAGCTAAATCCCCCCGAGCCGATTCAATGGATGGCAGACAACCAGCAAAAAGGCATCAGCGCCTTGCCAGCGGTCACCATCCATAGCGGGCATGATTTTGCCGAAAAGTATTTTGACGCGCCTGATGACGAGCGCCTGCCGCTGCTCGTTGAGGCGGCAAAGCCACACCTCCAGGCCAATATCCTCTCCGTGAAGGGCCATCGTTGGAAATTCGCCCACCGCCTCACTGAGCATGATCGCGACTTTTACGCCAACGCCGGGCTCGGCCTGTGGATGGCGGGTGACAGTTTCCACGCCCCCAAGGTGGAGGGTGCCGCGATGTCTGGCCTGCTCGCGGCGGATGATATTGCCGCGTCAGTCTGA
- a CDS encoding sulfatase family protein — MPPPNILLITADDMNWDAVGVFGCPDEATTPHLDQLAADGIRFDHAHVTIAVCWPSRSAMMTGRYPHRSGGEGFHPLRQDNVPILPSLLRDGGYRVGILGKLEHSTPYAEFQWDMALDREDLGQGRNPEIYRQRAADFVSQSKASGQPFFLMLNSHDPHRPFYGNDESAWYDDRESPAAKPSKTFTPDEVTTPDFLTDLPEVRLEVSEYYSSVRRCDDTVGETLAMLREQGLENNTLVIFLSDNGMAFPFAKTNCYLHSTRTPWIMRWPGVIQSGTVDREHFVTGIDIAPTLLEAAGVAQPDGMDGESFLPVLRGEKQGGRALAFTQFHQTAGQRNYPMRCVQNRRFGYIFNPWSNGQRVFMNESQAGRTFNAMQAAAAQDPELAARVQLFLYRVPEEFYDFQNDPHALVNLIDDPAYADELNALRNELEAWMQRTEDPTLTAFRNRNSAEAREAFMAECGER; from the coding sequence ATGCCTCCCCCGAATATTCTCCTGATCACCGCCGACGACATGAACTGGGACGCCGTGGGTGTCTTCGGTTGCCCCGATGAAGCCACGACGCCCCACCTCGATCAGCTCGCGGCAGACGGCATACGCTTTGACCACGCTCATGTGACCATCGCCGTTTGCTGGCCATCGCGCTCGGCGATGATGACGGGGCGTTATCCTCACCGCAGCGGCGGCGAAGGCTTTCACCCATTACGTCAGGACAACGTCCCGATCCTGCCATCGCTCTTACGCGACGGCGGTTACCGCGTGGGCATTCTTGGCAAACTCGAACATTCAACCCCGTATGCCGAATTCCAGTGGGATATGGCGCTCGATCGCGAAGACCTCGGCCAGGGCCGCAATCCGGAAATCTACCGTCAGCGCGCGGCTGACTTTGTATCGCAAAGTAAAGCCAGTGGGCAGCCGTTTTTTCTGATGCTCAATAGCCACGATCCGCATCGGCCGTTTTACGGCAATGATGAATCTGCCTGGTATGACGACCGGGAATCACCGGCGGCGAAACCATCAAAAACCTTTACGCCGGATGAAGTCACCACTCCCGATTTTTTAACGGATCTACCGGAAGTCCGCCTGGAAGTATCCGAGTATTACAGTTCGGTTCGGCGCTGCGATGATACCGTGGGCGAAACGCTGGCCATGCTGCGCGAGCAAGGCCTCGAAAACAACACGCTCGTCATCTTTTTGTCCGACAACGGCATGGCCTTCCCGTTTGCCAAAACCAACTGCTACCTGCATAGCACGCGGACCCCCTGGATCATGCGCTGGCCGGGCGTCATTCAGTCTGGCACCGTAGACCGCGAGCATTTCGTGACCGGCATCGACATTGCCCCCACCCTTCTGGAGGCCGCTGGCGTCGCACAACCGGATGGCATGGACGGCGAATCATTTTTGCCCGTTTTACGTGGCGAAAAGCAAGGCGGCCGCGCGTTGGCGTTTACGCAATTTCACCAGACCGCAGGCCAACGAAACTACCCGATGCGCTGCGTGCAAAACCGCCGCTTTGGCTATATTTTCAACCCGTGGTCCAACGGCCAGCGCGTCTTTATGAACGAATCCCAGGCCGGGAGGACTTTTAACGCCATGCAAGCCGCCGCCGCGCAGGACCCCGAACTTGCCGCTCGCGTGCAGCTCTTTCTCTATCGTGTGCCGGAGGAATTTTACGATTTCCAGAACGACCCGCATGCCCTTGTAAACCTGATCGACGATCCCGCTTATGCCGATGAGCTCAACGCGCTGCGAAACGAATTGGAAGCTTGGATGCAGCGAACTGAAGACCCCACACTCACCGCGTTTCGTAACCGCAATTCCGCCGAAGCCCGTGAGGCATTCATGGCCGAATGTGGCGAACGTTAA
- a CDS encoding ThuA domain-containing protein gives MPYKALVFHGGWEGHSPKEIAQRYVAALTEHGYDVTQCEGLDCLDDATQLASYDLIIPCVTMAELSHEREAALTNAVKNGTGLAAAHGSGDAFRGALNYCHMMGGQFVSHPYVGEYAVRVTQPEHPLTAGMPSTFAYDSEQYYLHVDPGNNVLLATDYQFDGNTINMPVAWTKNWGAGKVFYCALGHKPTEYDEHPHVWQFIVDGALWATRKPA, from the coding sequence ATGCCCTATAAAGCCCTTGTTTTCCATGGTGGTTGGGAAGGCCACAGCCCAAAAGAGATTGCCCAACGCTACGTTGCCGCGCTGACCGAGCATGGTTACGACGTCACCCAATGCGAAGGACTGGACTGCCTCGATGATGCGACGCAGCTGGCCTCATATGACTTAATCATCCCGTGTGTGACTATGGCGGAGCTTTCGCACGAGCGCGAAGCGGCGCTCACGAATGCGGTGAAGAACGGCACCGGCCTTGCGGCGGCGCATGGCTCGGGCGACGCGTTTCGTGGGGCGCTGAACTACTGCCACATGATGGGCGGCCAATTCGTTTCGCACCCCTACGTTGGCGAATACGCGGTGCGCGTGACGCAGCCGGAGCATCCGCTGACTGCGGGCATGCCGTCGACCTTTGCCTACGATTCCGAGCAATACTACCTGCACGTTGATCCGGGTAACAACGTTCTGCTGGCCACGGATTACCAGTTCGACGGCAACACGATTAACATGCCGGTCGCGTGGACCAAAAACTGGGGTGCTGGCAAGGTCTTCTATTGCGCGCTCGGGCACAAGCCTACCGAATACGATGAGCACCCGCACGTGTGGCAATTCATTGTGGATGGCGCGCTGTGGGCCACGCGAAAGCCCGCGTAG
- the hisS gene encoding histidine--tRNA ligase, with protein MATYKTLPGFRDFYPEDCSLRNHLFSVWRQTSKRFGFQEYDGPVLESLELLTAKSGQEIVGQLFNFEDKGGRAVTLRPELTPTLARMVGAKANALPRPVKWFSIGENFRYERQQKGRLRSFYQFNADILGEPGPIADAEVIGLLVESLCNQGLRAGEFIVRLSDRNLWYYFIESLGFSGDQATAALGVIDKMERMPPEKSEAALAELGASDPAKVLQAIQEFQELPDVCAIAAFLDKMDLASDAREKLNGRLEAWRELLSLIDAAGLDHFVKVDLRIVRGLAYYTGFVFEAFQTVGKGRALAGGGRYDDLIEKLGGASMPAVGFGMGDVVLMDLLDELKRLPKLIDKADVFLVYSGDDAFKIALADAYALRRQGLRAELSYKGAGMGKQFKQASSSGADFALVYGPEELAQGIVTVKHMRSGEQQTVPSAQLVGSVLALWREG; from the coding sequence ATGGCCACCTATAAAACATTACCCGGATTCCGCGACTTCTACCCTGAAGACTGTTCGCTGCGCAATCATCTGTTTTCCGTGTGGCGACAGACTTCCAAGCGCTTCGGCTTTCAGGAATACGACGGCCCTGTGCTCGAATCCCTGGAACTGCTCACGGCCAAGAGTGGCCAGGAAATCGTTGGCCAGTTGTTTAATTTTGAAGACAAAGGCGGGCGCGCCGTCACCCTGCGCCCGGAGCTGACCCCCACCCTGGCCCGCATGGTAGGGGCCAAGGCCAACGCCCTGCCCCGCCCCGTCAAGTGGTTTAGCATCGGCGAGAATTTCCGCTACGAGCGCCAGCAAAAGGGACGCCTGCGCTCGTTCTACCAGTTTAACGCCGACATCCTCGGCGAGCCCGGCCCCATCGCCGATGCCGAGGTGATCGGCCTCCTCGTTGAGAGCCTTTGCAACCAGGGCTTACGCGCGGGTGAGTTCATTGTCCGCCTGAGCGACCGCAATCTGTGGTACTACTTCATCGAGAGCCTTGGTTTCTCGGGTGATCAAGCCACCGCCGCGCTCGGCGTGATCGACAAAATGGAGCGTATGCCGCCGGAGAAGTCCGAGGCCGCCTTGGCCGAGCTCGGTGCCAGCGATCCCGCCAAGGTCCTACAGGCTATTCAGGAGTTTCAGGAGCTGCCCGATGTCTGCGCGATTGCCGCCTTCCTCGACAAGATGGACCTCGCCAGCGACGCCCGCGAAAAGCTCAATGGCCGCTTGGAGGCCTGGCGCGAACTGCTTTCGCTGATCGACGCCGCCGGTCTGGATCATTTCGTAAAAGTCGACCTGCGTATAGTTCGTGGGCTGGCTTACTACACGGGCTTCGTTTTCGAGGCATTTCAAACCGTCGGCAAGGGCCGTGCATTGGCCGGTGGTGGTCGCTACGATGACCTCATTGAAAAGCTCGGTGGTGCCTCGATGCCGGCCGTTGGTTTCGGCATGGGTGACGTGGTTCTCATGGACCTGCTCGACGAGCTCAAGCGCCTGCCCAAGCTAATCGACAAGGCCGATGTGTTCCTCGTTTACAGCGGAGACGACGCCTTCAAGATCGCCTTGGCCGATGCCTACGCACTGCGCCGCCAAGGCCTCCGTGCCGAGCTCAGCTACAAGGGTGCCGGTATGGGCAAGCAGTTTAAGCAGGCATCCAGCTCGGGTGCCGATTTTGCCCTGGTTTACGGCCCAGAGGAGCTCGCGCAAGGGATCGTAACCGTCAAGCACATGCGCTCCGGTGAACAGCAGACCGTGCCTTCCGCCCAGTTGGTAGGCAGCGTGCTGGCCCTATGGCGCGAGGGCTAA
- a CDS encoding NAD(P)/FAD-dependent oxidoreductase translates to MIAANSMRMEKSAQASQTSKRSPRLAIVGGGAAGFFTALTAAEANPGARITLYERGQKWLAKVKISGGGRCNVTHSCFDPKELSTRYPRGSRELRAAFHRWQPQDTLDWFAARGVKIKREDDGRMFPVTDDSQTIIDCFLRCAQEAGIERLKGVGLKSLTARSDGGYRLERTDGQTDGADAVCIAAGSLKASPLVRAIEALGHTIEPLAPSLFAFNVADKRTHGLAGLSVQDAEVRVNDGGKPQQGPILITHRGLSGPAILRLSAWEARALQEENYHFAISINWLGQTTENQVREQFNRLRKRSGKTNVTAKVFDAIPRRLWERLVSVSGISEDMRWAQLPKDQENALIQELVAGSYSIQGKTTNKDEFVTCGGVCRKEIDWRRMESKMAPGLHFAGECIDIDGITGGFNFQAAWTTGHIAGESMANP, encoded by the coding sequence ATGATCGCAGCTAACTCCATGCGCATGGAAAAAAGCGCGCAGGCTTCGCAAACTTCGAAACGCTCACCCCGATTGGCAATTGTCGGGGGCGGGGCGGCAGGCTTTTTTACCGCGCTGACTGCGGCTGAGGCGAACCCCGGTGCCAGAATCACCCTCTACGAGCGTGGGCAAAAATGGCTGGCGAAGGTCAAAATTTCGGGAGGCGGCCGCTGCAACGTGACGCATTCGTGCTTTGATCCCAAAGAGCTTTCCACCCGCTATCCGCGCGGCTCACGCGAGCTGCGCGCGGCCTTTCATCGCTGGCAGCCGCAGGACACGCTGGACTGGTTTGCCGCGCGTGGCGTCAAGATTAAGCGCGAGGATGACGGGCGGATGTTCCCCGTAACGGACGACTCGCAGACGATCATAGATTGCTTTCTCCGCTGTGCGCAAGAGGCGGGGATTGAACGGCTCAAAGGCGTGGGTTTGAAGTCGCTGACTGCGCGCAGCGACGGCGGTTATCGCTTGGAGCGAACGGACGGCCAGACGGATGGTGCCGACGCGGTGTGCATTGCGGCGGGTTCGCTGAAGGCCTCGCCCTTGGTCCGCGCGATCGAAGCGCTCGGCCACACGATTGAGCCGCTGGCACCGTCGCTCTTTGCCTTTAATGTGGCGGACAAGCGCACGCATGGCTTGGCCGGGCTTTCGGTGCAGGATGCCGAGGTGCGCGTCAACGATGGCGGAAAGCCACAACAAGGCCCCATATTAATTACCCACCGTGGCTTGAGTGGCCCGGCGATTCTCCGGCTCTCAGCGTGGGAGGCGAGGGCGCTACAGGAGGAGAATTACCACTTCGCGATCAGCATTAATTGGCTTGGCCAGACGACGGAAAATCAAGTCCGCGAGCAGTTTAACCGCCTGCGCAAGCGTTCGGGCAAGACCAACGTGACGGCAAAGGTTTTTGACGCGATCCCGCGCCGGCTTTGGGAGCGACTGGTTTCCGTATCCGGTATTAGCGAAGACATGCGCTGGGCGCAACTGCCCAAGGATCAGGAAAACGCCTTGATCCAGGAACTCGTGGCGGGCAGCTACTCAATCCAGGGCAAGACGACGAACAAGGACGAGTTTGTCACCTGCGGAGGGGTCTGTCGCAAGGAAATCGACTGGCGTCGCATGGAGAGCAAGATGGCTCCGGGGCTGCACTTTGCCGGTGAATGTATCGACATCGATGGCATTACAGGCGGCTTCAATTTCCAGGCCGCATGGACAACCGGACACATCGCCGGTGAGTCGATGGCCAATCCGTAA
- a CDS encoding DUF1294 domain-containing protein — MPRNQRSKSYSRSKRKDLKKPLTALTAVILPSAALVKLSGWISYQYILIYLAVISLITFIAYRRDKQKAQTDAWRTPESTLHMMELAGGWLAAFFAQRTFRHKTQKTSFQVTFWAIAILHNLIALEYLLNWRFTNAFIQLIKTHAG; from the coding sequence GTGCCACGAAACCAGCGCTCCAAATCATACTCGCGTTCAAAACGTAAAGACCTGAAAAAGCCGCTAACCGCGTTAACGGCAGTGATTCTACCGAGCGCCGCGCTGGTCAAGCTATCCGGCTGGATCAGCTATCAATATATATTGATCTATCTTGCGGTGATCTCGCTGATAACGTTCATCGCCTATCGGCGCGACAAACAAAAGGCGCAAACCGACGCTTGGCGAACACCGGAAAGCACCCTTCATATGATGGAGCTCGCGGGTGGCTGGCTTGCCGCCTTCTTCGCCCAAAGAACCTTCCGGCACAAGACCCAGAAAACATCCTTTCAGGTAACATTCTGGGCAATCGCCATTTTGCACAACTTGATCGCGCTGGAATACTTGCTCAATTGGCGTTTCACGAACGCGTTCATTCAGTTGATTAAAACTCACGCCGGATAG